The Xanthomonas sp. DAR 80977 nucleotide sequence AAGCGCTGGCGGTGACCGCGCGCATGCTCGCCGCGCTGATGCCCGACGCCGGCGGCAGCGTGTACCTGTTGCGTGCGTCCAGGGACCGCGCCGAGTCCATCGTCGCCTGGGGCCAGGCGCCTGTGCGCAGCGAACCGACCGTGGCGCCGGAGGAGTGCTGGGCATTGCGCCGCGACAAGGCGCATTTCGTGCACGCGCTGCGCCACGACTCCGCGTGCGCGCATCTGCTCGACGATCCGCAGGCCATCGGCGCCAGCAGCGCCTGCATTCCGCTGTCGGCGCAGGGCACGCAGCTGGGCTTCGTGTTCCTGGCCGGCCCCGGTCCCGGGCCGCTGGCGCGCATCGGCATCGCCGAGGCCGCGGCCGAACAGCTGTCGCTGGCGCTGAGCAACCTGCGCCTGCGCGAATCGCTGCGCCTGCAATCGATCCGCGATCCGCTCACCGGCCTGTTCAACCGCCGCTATCTGGAGGAGTCGCTGAACCACGAACTGGCGCGCTGCGCCCGCCGTGCGGTGCCGCTGTCGCTGCTGATGCTGGACGTGGACCACTTCAAGCACTTCAACGACCTGCATGGCCACGGCGGCGGCGACAGCCTGCTCGCCGCGGTCGGGCAGATGCTCGCCTCGCGGCTGCGCGGCGAGGACATCGCCTGCCGCTACGGCGGCGAGGAATTCACCGTGATCCTGCCGGAGACCGGCGCCGAGGCGGCGCTGGCGATCGCCGAGCAGCTGCGCGGCGCCGCGCAGCAGATCAGCACCACGCTGGACGGCAAGGCGCTGCCGGGGGTGACGCTCTCGATCGGGCTGGCCAGCTACTCGCGCGACGGCGTGGTCGCCACCACCCTGCTGCGCAAGGCCGATGCGGCGCTGTACCGGGCCAAGCGCAGCGGCCGCAACCAGGTGCAGCAGTTCGATCCGGCGCTGGACGGGATGGGTTGAGGCGATCGGCGCGATGGGGCCGGCGCGCCGTGCCTGTGCTGGACATCTGCCGCCCCGGTGCCCGCACACGGCCATGCCGCTGCCCGATCGTGCCGCGGGCCCTGGACCCGATCGCGGCGTACGAAGCGCGCTTTAGCGATGGTTGTCACAAAATCGAAGCGGTAGAGCGGCGATAGTCGGGATTCCCCCGACTGGAGACGTCTTCGCATGTCCATCTGGAAAGATCAGGGTACCCCGCGCAAGGACGGCCTGCCGCTGCCCGGCACGCCCGCGGCCGCTGCCGTGCCCGAACCGCGTCCGGCCGCCGACCCGGCGATCGGCGAGTCCGCCGCAGCGGTCGCCGCCGCCGCCCCCACCCCCGTGCGCGCCGCACCGCCGGCGGCGAAGGAGTCGCTGATCGCTGCCGACATCACCATCGAGGGCAAGATCGAAGGCGCCGGCCATATCCGCATCGCCGGCAAGTTCAAGGGCGACGTCAACGTGCAGGGCGACCTGACCATCGAGACCGGAGCCAAGCTCAGCGGCGGCGTGCGCGCCAACAAGGTGATCATCGCCGGCGAGCTGGAAGGCAATATCGAATCGGCCTCGCAGGTGGAGTTGCTGGCGTCCGGCGCGTTGATCGGCGACGTCAAGGCCGGTTCGCTGACCGTGGCCTCCGGCGCGCGGATGCGCGGCCAGGCCGACTTCGGCTGGGAAGACGACAAGGGCCGCAAGGGCGGCAAGGCCACGGAGCCCGACGCCGGCGCATGAGCACGCCGCGTCCCGGCACCCCGGGGGCGACCCGGACCTGCCCGCACTGCAAGGCGACGATCCTGGAGAGCGCCAGCGTCTGCCCTGCCTGCAAGCACCACCTGCGCTTCGACTCGGCGGTGCTGCAGCAATCGGCGCCGACCGCGACGGTGCCGCTGCGCGTGCAGGGCACCATCCAGCATCCCGCCGACGGCACCGCGTGGGAATACACGGTGGTGGTGACGATCCGCAACGGCCGCGGCGAGGAGATCAAGCGCCAGCTGGTCGGCGTCGGCGCGATGCAGGACGGCGAGGAGCGCAGCTTCACCCTGTCGGTGGAAGCGACCCAGGCCAAGGGCGGCGGCAAGCGCGGGACGCGGCATTGAGACGGGGACTCGGGACTCGGGACTCGCGAATAGCCTAGCCCCTCTCCCACCGGGAGAGGGGTTGGGGTGAGGGTACGGCGCGCAGCCATGCCGCACGCTTACGGCAAGGCATGCGCCAGCAGTTCCTCCACCGGCACATCCCCCTCCAGCGTCCCGAACGCCAGCCCGTGCGCGCCGGCCAGACGACTGCGCACGAACGCCTCGGCAGCGGGACTGGCGCTGCACAGCAGCAGCGCGGCCTGCAGGGCCAGCGCGATGCGTTCGGCGATGCGCCGCGCGGCGTATTCGTCCACCTCGCCGTTGCCGGCCAGCGGCGCGCGCAGCGCGTCCAGCGCCTTGTCGTAGTCCGGGTCGCTGCCGGCCGCGGTTTCCAGCTCGGCCAGCAACGCCGCCGCGCTGGCCGGCTCGCGCGTCAGCGCACGCAGCACGTCCAGGCACTGGATGTTGCCGCTGCCTTCCCAGATCGAATTCAACGGCGCCTGCCGGTACAGCCGCGGCAGGATCGATTCCTCGACATAGCCGGCACCGCCGAGGCATTCCTGCGCTTCGTTGACGAAGGCCGCTGCGCGCTTGCACAGCCAGTACTTGCCCAGCGCGGTGGCGATGCGCGCGAACGCGGCTTCGGCCGGATCGCGCTCGGCCGCATCCACCGCGCGCGCCACGCGCATGGCGAACGCGGTGGCGGCCTCGGACTCGAGCGCCAGGTCGGCGAGCACGTTGCGCATCAGCGGCTGCTCGACCAGGCGCTTGCCGAACGCGAGGCGGTGCCGCGCGTGATGCAGCGCCTGCGCCAGCGCCATGCGCATCTGCGCGGCGGCGGCGAGCATGCAGTCCAGCCGGGTCAGCATCACCATGCCGATGATGCGCGCCACGCCGCGCCCTTCCTCGCCGATGCGCTGCGCCCAGGCGCCGGCGAACTCCACCTCGCTGGACGCGTTCGACCAGTCGCCGAGCTTGTCCTTCAGCCGCATCAGGCGCAGCGCGTTGAGCCGGCCGTCGGGCAGGCGCCGCGGCAGCAGGAAACAGCTCAGCCCGCCCGGCGCCTGCGCCAGCACCAGGAAGCCGTCGGACATCGGCGCGGAGAAGAACCACTTGTGCCCGACCAAGGCGTACTCGCCCTCGCCGCCCAGCGGCGTGGCGACGGTGGCGTTGCTGCGCACGTCCGAGCCGCCCTGCTTCTCGGTCATGCCCATGCCCAGGGTGATGCCGGCCTTGTCGGCGATCGGCACGTCGCGCGGGTCGTAGTGCGGCGCGGCGGCCTTGTCCGCCCAGTCGCGCAGCGCCGGTTCCTGGCGCAGCACCGCGACCGCGGCATGGGTCATGGTCAGCGGACAACTGGTGCCGGCCTCGGCCTGGTGGTGCAGGTAGCTCAGCGCCGCCCGCGCCACATGCGCGCCCGGCTGCGGCGTGTGCCAGGACAGGCCGGCCACGCCGTGCGTCTTCGCCGCCGCCAGCAACTGGTGATAGGCCGGATGGAAGTCGACCGTGTCGATGCGCTGCCCATAGCGATCGTGCGTGCGCAGCCGCGGCCGGTCGCGGTTGGCGTCGAAGCCGAGCCGGTACAGCGTGTCGCCGGCCAGCGCGCCGTACGTCGCCAGCTGCGCGGCGAACGCGTCGCCGCCTTCGCGCGCGACCGCGGCGCGCAGCACCGCATCGTCGGCCCACAGGTCGCGCGGCTCGAACGGCGGCGGCTGGTTGTCGACCACGTGCGTGGCGAAGGCGGGCAGTTCGGTTTGCATGCATCTCCCTCCCAGAAGCGCTTGCCGCATTGTGGCCGATCCGCGCGCGCGGTGAATCGCCCGGCCTGGATTCTCATCTCCTGCACACCGGCTTGGACACAGTGGCGGCCATGCCGAAACCCGCCTCCCAGGACCTGGTGGTGCTGCGCCCGGAAGGGCTGTACTGCCCCGCCGGCGACTTCCATATCGATCCCTGGCGCCCGGTGCCGCGCGCGGTCATCACCCACGGCCACGGCGACCACGCGCGCGCCGGCATGGGCGAATACCACTGCGCCGCGGCCAGCCTGCCGATCCTGCGCTGGCGGCTGGGCGAGCAGGCGTATCGCGCCTACGACTACGGCGAACGCTTCGCGCTGGGCGCCGCGCAGGTGTCGCTGCATCCGGCCGGGCACGTGCTCGGCTCGGCGCAGGTGCGCATCGCCGTGGATGGCGAGGTGTGGGTGGCCTCGGGCGACTACAAGCGCCAGCCCGACCCGACCTGCGCCGCGTTCGAAGTGGTGCGCTGCGACACCTTCATCACCGAGGCCACCTTCGGCCTGCCGGTATACCGCTGGCCGGACACCGCTACGGTGGCGCGCGAGATCGTCGCCTGGCGCCGCGAATGCGCCGCGCGCGGCGAGGCCGCGGTGCTGTTCTGCTACGCGCTGGGCAAGGCGCAGCGGGTGCTGGCCGAACTGCAGCCGTGGGACGACCAGCCGGCGCTGCTGCATGGCGCCGTAGCGGCCGGGGTGGCGGTGTACCGCGAGGCCGGGGTGGCAATGCTGGAGACGCGGCCGGTCGCCGAGCTGGACAAGCGCGCCGACTACGCCGGGCAACTGGTGCTGGCGCCGCCGTCGGCGGCGGGCAGCCCGTGGCTGCGCCGCTTCCGCCACGCGCAACTCGGCTTCGCCTCGGGCTGGATGCGGCTGCGCGGCAACCGCCGCCGGCGCAACTACGACCGCGGCTTCGTGGTCTCCGACCATGCGGACTGGCCGGACCTGCTGCGCACCATCGCCGAGACCGGCGCGCAGCGGGTCATCGCCACCCACGGCAACACCGACGCGATCATCCGCGCCCTGAACGAACGCGGCGTGGCCGCCGAGGCGTTCCGCACCGACTACGGTGCCGAGGAATGAAACGCTTCGCCGCGCTGTACCGGCAACTGGACCAGAGCACCGCGACGCTGGACAAGCGCGCCGCGCTGGTCGCGTATTTCGAGCAGGCGCCGCCGGCCGACGCGGCGTGGGCGATCTGGCTGCTGAGCGGCGGCAAGCTGCGGCGCATCGCCAACACCCGCGAGCTGCGCGAGTGGATCGCGCAGGAAAGCGGCCTGCCCGGCTGGCTGGTGGACGACAGCTACGACCATGTCGGCGACCTCGCCGAAACCCTGACCCTGTTGCTCGACGACCCGGCCGCGGCCTCCGATCCGGCGCCGCTGCGCGACTGGATCGAGGAACGCCTGCTGCCGGTCGCCGCACAGGACGAGGCCGCGCGCCACGCCGCGGTGCTGGCCGGCTGGCGCAGCCTGGCCTTCGACGAGCGCCTGCTGTTCAACAAGCTGCTGACCGGCGCGCTGCGCGTGGGCGTGTCGCAACGGCTGGTGCAGCAGGCGCTGGCGGCGATGTCCGGCATCGACATCGCGCGCATCGCCCAGCGCATGCTGGGCGCGTGGTCGCCGACCCCGGCCGCGCTGCAGGACCTGCTCTCGCTCGAGGTGCTGGCCAGCGACCGCCAGCAGCCCTACCCGTTCTTCCTGGCCTCGCCGCTGGAAAACGACGTGGCCACGCTGGGCGCGATCGACGACTGGCAACTGGAATGGAAGTGGGACGGCATCCGCCTGCAGCTGATCCGCCGCGCCGGCGAAGTGGCGCTGTGGTCGCGCGGCGAGGAACGTCTGGACGGCCGCTTTCCCGAGATCGAGACCGCCGCGGCCACGCTGCCGCACGATGCGGTGATCGACGGCGAACTGCTGGGCTGGCGCGACGGCGAGACCGCGCCGCTGCCGTTCACCGCGCTGCAGACCCGCATCCAGCGCCGCAAGCCCGGCGCCAAGACGCTGGCCGATACGCCGGCACGGGTGCTCGCCTACGACCTGCTGGAACTGGACGGCATCGACCTGCGCGAGCAGCCGCTGGCACAGCGCCGCGCGCAGTTGCAGGCCTTGCTCGACGCGCACGCCGATCCGCGCATCGTGCTGTCGCCGCAGGTGCAGGCCGCGTCGTGGGAAGACGCCGCCGCGCTGCGCGAGGACGCGCGCGC carries:
- a CDS encoding diguanylate cyclase, giving the protein MSTFHRVRIRTRLALLFSALVFVLIGFGVFTGAQRSISDAARVAHTHQVLRSIDEVQSTLLQAETSARGYELTGNQAYLSNYRDSAERVPRHLAQVRALVADNPVQVANVDVLRRLVQARLAQMQQMLEIYQRDGLQALQQAMAPSVFKDSSAIRDHVQQMIELEQQLLQSRDRSNQRSSDLLLALALAGIPFGLGSVCVVYALLFRELRNRSSAEQAASIANDKLAASVQDLERTSADLNALSRYTGLLQSCVDPKEALAVTARMLAALMPDAGGSVYLLRASRDRAESIVAWGQAPVRSEPTVAPEECWALRRDKAHFVHALRHDSACAHLLDDPQAIGASSACIPLSAQGTQLGFVFLAGPGPGPLARIGIAEAAAEQLSLALSNLRLRESLRLQSIRDPLTGLFNRRYLEESLNHELARCARRAVPLSLLMLDVDHFKHFNDLHGHGGGDSLLAAVGQMLASRLRGEDIACRYGGEEFTVILPETGAEAALAIAEQLRGAAQQISTTLDGKALPGVTLSIGLASYSRDGVVATTLLRKADAALYRAKRSGRNQVQQFDPALDGMG
- a CDS encoding bactofilin family protein, with protein sequence MSIWKDQGTPRKDGLPLPGTPAAAAVPEPRPAADPAIGESAAAVAAAAPTPVRAAPPAAKESLIAADITIEGKIEGAGHIRIAGKFKGDVNVQGDLTIETGAKLSGGVRANKVIIAGELEGNIESASQVELLASGALIGDVKAGSLTVASGARMRGQADFGWEDDKGRKGGKATEPDAGA
- a CDS encoding acyl-CoA dehydrogenase family protein; this translates as MGGRCMQTELPAFATHVVDNQPPPFEPRDLWADDAVLRAAVAREGGDAFAAQLATYGALAGDTLYRLGFDANRDRPRLRTHDRYGQRIDTVDFHPAYHQLLAAAKTHGVAGLSWHTPQPGAHVARAALSYLHHQAEAGTSCPLTMTHAAVAVLRQEPALRDWADKAAAPHYDPRDVPIADKAGITLGMGMTEKQGGSDVRSNATVATPLGGEGEYALVGHKWFFSAPMSDGFLVLAQAPGGLSCFLLPRRLPDGRLNALRLMRLKDKLGDWSNASSEVEFAGAWAQRIGEEGRGVARIIGMVMLTRLDCMLAAAAQMRMALAQALHHARHRLAFGKRLVEQPLMRNVLADLALESEAATAFAMRVARAVDAAERDPAEAAFARIATALGKYWLCKRAAAFVNEAQECLGGAGYVEESILPRLYRQAPLNSIWEGSGNIQCLDVLRALTREPASAAALLAELETAAGSDPDYDKALDALRAPLAGNGEVDEYAARRIAERIALALQAALLLCSASPAAEAFVRSRLAGAHGLAFGTLEGDVPVEELLAHALP
- a CDS encoding ligase-associated DNA damage response exonuclease; translated protein: MPKPASQDLVVLRPEGLYCPAGDFHIDPWRPVPRAVITHGHGDHARAGMGEYHCAAASLPILRWRLGEQAYRAYDYGERFALGAAQVSLHPAGHVLGSAQVRIAVDGEVWVASGDYKRQPDPTCAAFEVVRCDTFITEATFGLPVYRWPDTATVAREIVAWRRECAARGEAAVLFCYALGKAQRVLAELQPWDDQPALLHGAVAAGVAVYREAGVAMLETRPVAELDKRADYAGQLVLAPPSAAGSPWLRRFRHAQLGFASGWMRLRGNRRRRNYDRGFVVSDHADWPDLLRTIAETGAQRVIATHGNTDAIIRALNERGVAAEAFRTDYGAEE
- a CDS encoding ATP-dependent DNA ligase, whose amino-acid sequence is MKRFAALYRQLDQSTATLDKRAALVAYFEQAPPADAAWAIWLLSGGKLRRIANTRELREWIAQESGLPGWLVDDSYDHVGDLAETLTLLLDDPAAASDPAPLRDWIEERLLPVAAQDEAARHAAVLAGWRSLAFDERLLFNKLLTGALRVGVSQRLVQQALAAMSGIDIARIAQRMLGAWSPTPAALQDLLSLEVLASDRQQPYPFFLASPLENDVATLGAIDDWQLEWKWDGIRLQLIRRAGEVALWSRGEERLDGRFPEIETAAATLPHDAVIDGELLGWRDGETAPLPFTALQTRIQRRKPGAKTLADTPARVLAYDLLELDGIDLREQPLAQRRAQLQALLDAHADPRIVLSPQVQAASWEDAAALREDARARGVEGLMLKRASSPYQSGRRRGDWWKWKIEPLTIDAVLLYAQAGHGRRSTLYTDYTFGLWDGEQLVPVAKAYSGLDDSEILALDRWIRAHTTERFGPVRAVTPYHVFELGFEAVNKSSRHKSGIAVRFPRILRWRHDKPFAEADRLATLQALAR